Below is a genomic region from Persicimonas caeni.
GTCCGACGAGGAGTCGGGGCCCGGTGAGGCGGTGCCCGAGGGGTTGATCGACAACTGGGTCGAGTTCGACACGACGGGCGACGACGTGCTCGATCGCGAGGAGTATCGCCAGGCCATCCGCGACCAGCGCCTGTTCAGTCAGTGGGATATCGACGAGGACAAACAACTCAATAAGGAGGAGTTTGCCCGCGGGATGTTCGATATGTGGGACGGCAACAACGACGGCGTGCTCACCGAGCCGCAGTACATGGGGGCCATCGACGCCTGGTTCGAAAAGGGCACTGAGCTGGGCGCCTTCTCGTCGCTCGACGTCGACGGCGACGGCCAACTCACCCGCGACGAGTTTCTGCAGAACGTCGACATCGACCCGGTCTTCTCGCGCTTCGACAACGACAGCGACGACAATATCGCCCAGAACGAGTACGGCGAGGGGCTCTTCATCACGAACGACTCCAACGGCGACGGCGTGATCACGCAATCGGAGACGTTGTTCTGAAGTCTTGGAACCAGGGGCGCGACGCCCAGGGAGGCAGCCATGCAAGACATGCTCGAGTTGTACGTACCGGAACTCGTCTCGACGAGTGATATGGAGCGCATCGAAGATGCGGTCGACGAGGTGCGCGGGGTCGACTCGGCCAGCGCCGACTTGCGCACGCAGATGGTGTGGGTGCGCTACGACAACGACATCACGAGCGCCCGCTCCATCGCTCACGCCATCGAGGGGCTGGGCTACACGGTCTCCCAGCGCCCCTCGGAGCGCCGGCCGGGGGGGTAGGGGGCGCAAAAGGGCTTTGTGACGGCGACAAACCCGCGCTCGACCGTCGACGCGGCCTGATCGACGCAACCAAACCGGCGCAAGAAGTTGAGCGCGGGGTTGGTTCCAGAACCAACCGCATTTTGCTGCGCCAGCGGGCACTTGTTTCCGGAACCAAGTGCATTTTGCTGCGCCAGAAGGCACTTGTTTCCGGAACCAACCGCATTTGGGTAGATGGGCGCGGCTTTGCGGCGCACACAAACCCGCGCTGGCCCGCCACCTTGGCCTTGGTTACGCGAACAAACGCCAACTGGTGCGCCAGCGCGGGGTTGGTGCTGGCGCGCGGGCGATCCTGTACGCCAGCGCGGGTTTGTTTGGCCAACCAAGTGCCAAGTCGAAAACCCGCGCGGGCTTGTTTGGCCAACCAAGTGCCAAGTTGAAAACCCGCGCGGGGTTGGTTCCGCCGCGCGGGTCGAGTGGACGATCGACGTCGACTTTGTGGCCGTCCGATCAGCCGGTTTGCTCGCCGAATTCGTATCGGCGCATCAACCAACGCTCTTCGTAGACGCGACGGGCGGTCTCGCACACGTGCTTGACGAAGGCGCGGTTGATTCCACCGCCTACGAGCGCGCCCACAAGGGGGAGGGCCTGGGCGAGGGAGCCTCGGGCCAAGCGTACGACCAGCTCTTTGGCGACCTCGTCCATGATCGGCTCGGGCACCTCGCCGCGGTGGCTGCGCTGGCCGTGGGTGGTGCGCGCGTGTTTCTCGATGCGCTCGAACATCTCGCCGCGCGACTCGCCCGAGCTCGCGGCCGCGGCCAAGGTTAAGACGGCCATGGCGCGCTCGTCGGCGTCGTCGATGTCGAAGCCGTAGCTGATGGCATATTCGTTGATGGCCCGCAGGCACAGGCCCACGAGCGCGGGAAGGTCGGCTAGCGCCCCGGGCAGGCCGGCGGCGCCGGTGGCCGTTCCCTGGGCGAACGCGATGGAGTTGTACTTGCGATCGAGGTTGTCGACGACCTTTTCGATCTCGTCGAGCTCCAGGCCGCGCACGTCGTTCAGATCCGAGACGCTCAGCCCTTCCTCTTGGAAATTCTCCCAGATCTTCTCGGGCCGCAGTGTCCACGACGAGGCGTCGTTGAGCACACTGATGACCGCGTCGATCGCCTTTTCGGTCGTCTCACCCGACGTCGTCTGCTGCAGCTTGGTGGCCACGTCGTCGAGCTTCTCGTCGACGCCCTGCTGGAAGCGGGCGCGCAGGCCGTCGTTCTGGTTCTTGAAGGCTTTGATCTCGCGCCAGACGTGGGCTTCGGTCTGGTTGAACTCGTCGGTTTTCTGGTCGAGTTGGGTCATGGTCGATGTCCCTTTCTTGTTTGGATAAGCAATGAAATGGGGCATCGACGAATGTAATTACGCGCGACAGTTTCTCACGTCGTGAACTTCCTCACCGCCGCTAAGACGTCGCTGACCAGGTTCGTCTGCTCCTGACCCGCCTTGCGCAAGATCTGCTCCACGCTCCCCTGCAGGCGTTCGTAATCTTTTTCGGACAGGTGTTTGGCCGTGAGCACCACCACGGGGACGTCGGCGTACGCCTCGAGGCCGCGGAAGCGCGCCAGGAACTCGAAGCCGTCGACGTCGGGCATCATCAGGTCGAGGAGTACGAGCTCGAGGTTGCATGTGTCGAGCTTGTCGAGGGCCTCGCGGCCGTTGACCGCCTCGACGACGTTGAATCCCTCGCGGCGAAGCAGCTTGCCGATGAGCTCGCGGGAGGCTTCGTCATCCTCGACGAGCAGGATGTCGCCGTCGCCGCCGCGCCCGCGGAAGGTGTCGAGCAGGCCGACCAATTCGTCGCGGTCGATGGGCTTCGACAAAAAGTGCTCGGCGCCCAGGGCCATGCCGCGCTCGCGGTCGTCGACCATGGTGATCAGCACGACCGGCGTGTCGGACAGGTTGTCGCTCTCTTTGATGCGGCGAAGCGCGGTCCACCCGTCCATCAAGGGCATGAGCACGTCGAGGGTGATCACGTCGGGCTGGAGTTGCTCGGCCAGGAAGACGCCCTCGCTGCCGTTCGAGGCGCAGGCGACCTGGTAGCCGGCGCGCAGCAGCGTGCGCTTGAGCAGGTGTTGGGTGTGCGGGTCGTCGTCGATGACGAGCACCAGCGGGTCGTCGACGGCCGACGACTCGTCGAGGTTGGCCAGCGTCTCGACGCCCTCGTCGGTGCTGATCGCTCCGCTGCGCGGCAGGCGCACGGTAAAAGTGGTGCCTTCGCCGGGGGTGGAGACGACGTCCATGCCGCCGCCGAGCATCTTGCAGAAGTGGCGCGTGATCGTCAGCCCGAGGCCCGTGCCGCCGTATTTTCGCGTCGTCGACGAATCGGCCTGCGAGAAGGCGTCGAAAACCCGGTCGAGCTGCTCCTCGCTCATGCCGATGCCGGTGTCCGAGACCACGAAGACCACCTCGTCTTTGGTCTCGTGCGCGTCGATCTGCACGCTGATGGTGCCCCCGGTGGTGAACTTGGCGGCGTTGCTCAACAGGTTGAACAAGATCTGGCGAAGCTTGGTCGGGTCGCTCGTCAGGTGGCCGACCCCGTCGGTGTTCTCGAGGACGAGTTCGTTCTGGTTCTTGGCCACCAGCGGGGCGATGGTCGACTGGATATCGTCGAGCAGCTCGCCCAGGTCGACGCTCTGCAGGTGGACCTGCATGCGTCCGGCCTCGATCTTCGACAGGTCGAGCACGTCGTTGATCAGCGCCAGTAGATGCTTGCCCGCGGTCAGAATGCGCTCGAGATCCTCGACGTACATGCTCGCGCCCTCCTCGAGACCCATGTCCTCGATGAGCATCTCGGAGTAGCCGATGACGGCGTTGAGCGGGGTGCGAAGCTCGTGGCTCATATTTGCCAAAAACGTGCTCTTGGCCTGGCTCGCCTCCAGGGCCTCGTCGCGGGCGCGGCGAAGCTCTTCGTTCAAGTTTTGCAGCCGCTCTTCGGACTCGCGGCGCTGGGTGATGTCGCGACCGGCGGCGTAGACGAGTCCGTCCTCCTGAGAGGCGGTCATATTCCACTGCAGCCAGCGCCGCCGTCCGTCGCGGGCGCAAAAGCGCGCCTCGAAGGTCACCGCCGCGCGATCCTCGGCGAGCAGGGCGAGCTCGGCTTCGACGAGCTCGACGTCGCGCTCGTCGACGAGTTCGACGAACGGATGGCCGCACAGCTCGCTGGCCTTGTAGCCCAACTGATCTTCGACGGCCGGGTTGAGTTGGCGAAAGCCGCCGTCGACGTCGAGGATGCCCATCAGGTCGCGCGAGACGCTGAAAAACTGGTCGCGCATCGAGCGCTCGAAGGCGCGAAGCTTCATCTCGCGCAGGTCGCGGTTCACCAGCGCCTGGGTGGCCAGCATGCTGAAGCGGCGCGCCAGCTGGACGTGGCGAGGCGCAAAGAAGGCGGGCTCGGGGTGGGTGCACACCAATAGCGAGGCGTGGGGCTTGTCGCGAAGCCCAATATGCAGCGCCGAGGTGACGTTCGAGGCGCACGCGCCGCTCCGTTCACGCAACTCCTTCCATTCGGGGATGAGCGCGGTGTTGAACACCGCCACCGGCTCGCCGCCGAGCACCCGGTCGGTCAGCTGGCCCGAGGGCCACACGATGTCTGCGAAGGTCGGGCACGTCGAGGCCACGCTCTTGAGCTGGCCGTCGTCGGCGGTCGACAAGATGAAGGCGTCCTCGAACTCGAGCAGGTCACTGAGCAATTCGAGGAGTTGCGAGAACGTCTCCTGGTCTCCCTCGCTCGACCCTAGCAGTTCCAGGCCCCGGAGCAGGCCTTCGGTTTGAACGCGCAACTCGCGCTCGGCTCGTCGGGCGCGCTCCAGATCGAGCAACGCCTCGCGCAATGTTTCTGCGGACTCTGTCATAAGTGGCTACTGCAGATTGCTGCTGATGCGGGGGTCAGATCCCGCGCTCCCCCGGGCGCGGGTTCGGAAGGGATCACTCGTACAGAGTTACCACTGAAATCATAAGGTTACCATGACGGTTCTCGCCGCCGATAAAGCAACCTTGCTCGCCGAAGGTGAACGCGCCCAGGTACGGCTTGCCGCCCAGGGCCTCGTTGAGGCCGTCGGAGACTTCGTCGATGCGGTCTTGGACGGTGAGCATGCAGCCGGCGCAGTAGATGACCAGTGCGCCGGCGACCTCGTCGCTGTCGCGAAAGGTCGTCTCGAGGGCAGCCTGGGCGACGCGGGCTGCGCGCGTGGTCAACGAGTCGATCGTGCCGGTCATGTGCACGAGCTTCTCGCCTTCTTCGACGCGCGAGAAGAGGGTGAGCGCGCCGTCCTCGGTGACCTGGTCGGGGTGAGACAACTGGAAGTAGGAGGTCGATTCGAGCTGGCCGACCTCACGACCCAGGGGGTGCAGGGAGGTCTTGGCGAGCACGTTGCCGCCGCCGTCGAGCTCGTCGCTCACTGCGCCGTCGGTCCACTCGTTGTAGACTTCGGCGGCCGGGCGGCCGTCGATCTCGTACAGGATGCGGTCGTCGGCGCGGGTGACCGTGCCGGTGTGGCCGGTTGGTTCGTAGCCGCTGTGGAACGAAAAGCCGACCTGGCTCGACGGGAACATCGCCGTGACGACCACCGCGTTGGAGCTCACCTCGCCGTTGGCAAATTGGAACCAGTTGCCGGCGACCTCGTTGTCGGCCGCGCTGCCTCCGAGCACCGGCACCTTGGGCCCGACGAGCGCCTCGATGCCGGCGATGACGTCCTCTTCGGAGCCGGGCTCGGCGGTCACCCAAATGAGCTCGGGCACCTCGCCGATGCGACCGGAGGCGCCCAGCGCTTGCTGGACTGCCTCGCCGGCGGCGCCTTTGGGGTCGTCGCCGATGTGGGCCATGCCCACGCCGTAGGCGCCTTCGGGGTCGCTCAGGGCCATCAGCGCCAGGCCGCGGCCGTCTTCGCCGAACATCCCTTGTTGCGTCATCACACCCTGGCAGGAAGTGCCGCCGTGGATCGCCGCCCCCTCGGCGAGCTCGGCGAGCCGGGCGTTGATCGCCGCGGCGTCGTATTCGACCGAGGCGTACAGAAAGAGAACGTCGGGAGCTCCGCCGAGCTCGCTGACGATCGCCTCGTACGCCTCTTCGATTGCTCGGTTTCCGTCAGTCGTCGTCGAACCGGCTGTGGCACAGCGCATCTACATCTCCGTTGAAGAAGTCCAAACAATAGCGCGACAATCATCTCTCGCCTTCGTGGGCAGAGGAGATTGTGACATTTCTGTGACGTGTGCTGTATAAGCTACATCATCCTTTCATAGTTGGTCTCAGAAAGTCACGGCGAAATCCTCAGAAATCTGTAGAGGGTAGAGAGGGTTGGCCACCTGAAGCCCACGCGAGGCGCATAGCGTGCGGGTGCGCCGGGATATGCGTCGTGGCACGAGTCTTGTAATCTCCTTTAAATGATGATGAGAACGTCCTTCAACTACCGACCACGGAGTCTCCATGCGTTCTATCTACGTCTTCATCTGTGCCGCGCTTTGCTGCGTTGGCCTCGCCTGCTCCGACGACGCCGAGCAAGCCAACAACGAGGGCTGGGATATCGGCCACGAGGACGCCGGCGAGGATGCCGGCGAGGACGCGCATTCTGACACGGGCCGCGACGGAGGCGACGATGGCGGCGGTCAAGACGGAGGCACCGTCAACTACGAGGTGGTCTTCGAGCTGGTCAACGAGTCGGGAGGCACCGTCTACGCGCACGACCAGATCGCCGGGATGCCATGCGCCTTTGGAGACAATCACTGGCTGTCGGTGAACCGGAACGGCGTGTCGTGGATGCGCCTGAGCGACGGCTGTCATGTGTGCAATTGCGACGAGCCCGATGACTGCGCCGTGTGCGCCTACGACTGCCCCGGCCAGCCGATGCGGGAGTGGACGGAGTTGGCTGACGGCGAAGCGCGCCGCTTCACGTGGGACGGGCGCATCTGGGAGACGACGGAAGAGGGCTGCGAGATGCCCGAGCTCGCCGTCGGGCAGCCGCTGGAGGCCGAATTTTGCTGGGGCACGGGCTTCGACGACGAAAACTACGCCATCACCGGCTCTCGGTGCCTGCCGGTCGACTTCGAGTTGGAGCCCGGCGGGCAGGTCGTGCGCGTAGAAATCCCCGAGCGTGAGACCCACGACATCACCTTCCGCATGATCAACGAGACGGGCAAGGACCTGTACGCCAATCCGGACGGTGCGACCCAAGAGTATGGCTGCTACGGGTCGTGGTACACGGTGGGCAACGGCGACGAGACGTACACGTTGATGTCGTCGTGCGGCCTTTGCGATTGTTCGACGGTCGAGCAGAACCCCGACGAGATGTGCCACGAGCCGTGCCCCGACATCGCGTGCCCGGCGCCCACCGAGGAGGCGTACCGATTTGCGGCCGGAGAGGAGTTGTCCGACACCTGGAGCGGCAAGCTCTGGGCGCCCGACCAGGTTGGCGACCAAGCCTGCGAACGCCAGACCGCACCGCCCCAAGACGAGCT
It encodes:
- a CDS encoding CREC-EF hand family protein, coding for MERNSLLAVVVLFFLAPIAGFGLVGCDTPSMLEESDEESGPGEAVPEGLIDNWVEFDTTGDDVLDREEYRQAIRDQRLFSQWDIDEDKQLNKEEFARGMFDMWDGNNDGVLTEPQYMGAIDAWFEKGTELGAFSSLDVDGDGQLTRDEFLQNVDIDPVFSRFDNDSDDNIAQNEYGEGLFITNDSNGDGVITQSETLF
- a CDS encoding heavy-metal-associated domain-containing protein; translation: MQDMLELYVPELVSTSDMERIEDAVDEVRGVDSASADLRTQMVWVRYDNDITSARSIAHAIEGLGYTVSQRPSERRPGG
- a CDS encoding EcsC family protein; its protein translation is MTQLDQKTDEFNQTEAHVWREIKAFKNQNDGLRARFQQGVDEKLDDVATKLQQTTSGETTEKAIDAVISVLNDASSWTLRPEKIWENFQEEGLSVSDLNDVRGLELDEIEKVVDNLDRKYNSIAFAQGTATGAAGLPGALADLPALVGLCLRAINEYAISYGFDIDDADERAMAVLTLAAAASSGESRGEMFERIEKHARTTHGQRSHRGEVPEPIMDEVAKELVVRLARGSLAQALPLVGALVGGGINRAFVKHVCETARRVYEERWLMRRYEFGEQTG
- a CDS encoding response regulator; its protein translation is MTESAETLREALLDLERARRAERELRVQTEGLLRGLELLGSSEGDQETFSQLLELLSDLLEFEDAFILSTADDGQLKSVASTCPTFADIVWPSGQLTDRVLGGEPVAVFNTALIPEWKELRERSGACASNVTSALHIGLRDKPHASLLVCTHPEPAFFAPRHVQLARRFSMLATQALVNRDLREMKLRAFERSMRDQFFSVSRDLMGILDVDGGFRQLNPAVEDQLGYKASELCGHPFVELVDERDVELVEAELALLAEDRAAVTFEARFCARDGRRRWLQWNMTASQEDGLVYAAGRDITQRRESEERLQNLNEELRRARDEALEASQAKSTFLANMSHELRTPLNAVIGYSEMLIEDMGLEEGASMYVEDLERILTAGKHLLALINDVLDLSKIEAGRMQVHLQSVDLGELLDDIQSTIAPLVAKNQNELVLENTDGVGHLTSDPTKLRQILFNLLSNAAKFTTGGTISVQIDAHETKDEVVFVVSDTGIGMSEEQLDRVFDAFSQADSSTTRKYGGTGLGLTITRHFCKMLGGGMDVVSTPGEGTTFTVRLPRSGAISTDEGVETLANLDESSAVDDPLVLVIDDDPHTQHLLKRTLLRAGYQVACASNGSEGVFLAEQLQPDVITLDVLMPLMDGWTALRRIKESDNLSDTPVVLITMVDDRERGMALGAEHFLSKPIDRDELVGLLDTFRGRGGDGDILLVEDDEASRELIGKLLRREGFNVVEAVNGREALDKLDTCNLELVLLDLMMPDVDGFEFLARFRGLEAYADVPVVVLTAKHLSEKDYERLQGSVEQILRKAGQEQTNLVSDVLAAVRKFTT
- a CDS encoding FIST signal transduction protein; the encoded protein is MRCATAGSTTTDGNRAIEEAYEAIVSELGGAPDVLFLYASVEYDAAAINARLAELAEGAAIHGGTSCQGVMTQQGMFGEDGRGLALMALSDPEGAYGVGMAHIGDDPKGAAGEAVQQALGASGRIGEVPELIWVTAEPGSEEDVIAGIEALVGPKVPVLGGSAADNEVAGNWFQFANGEVSSNAVVVTAMFPSSQVGFSFHSGYEPTGHTGTVTRADDRILYEIDGRPAAEVYNEWTDGAVSDELDGGGNVLAKTSLHPLGREVGQLESTSYFQLSHPDQVTEDGALTLFSRVEEGEKLVHMTGTIDSLTTRAARVAQAALETTFRDSDEVAGALVIYCAGCMLTVQDRIDEVSDGLNEALGGKPYLGAFTFGEQGCFIGGENRHGNLMISVVTLYE